Below is a window of Nocardia asteroides DNA.
TCGGCGATCTCGTCGGCGCGCTGTGCGGCGAAGTAGGTGGTCCAGGCGGAGGGCATCGGCATGCCGTCGGGTTTCGGGCCGATGCCCGCGGCGGGCCTGCCGTCGAGCATCGCCATCAGATAGCCGCCCGCGTCGGCGGGGCTGTCCTGGATGTCCCAGCCGAACAGCGCGCCGTAGAACTCGCGGGCGGCGGCGGTGTCGTCGACCTGACAGTCGATCCAGCAGGGCGTGCCCTGCGGCCAAGCTTCGTCACGTGTCGGCATTGTCGAACGTCCTCCTCGGCGATGGGATGGAAGCCGGCCGGATCCGCGCCGGCGCTGCCAGTCAACCACCAGCCACCGACACCCGCGCACCCCGGGCGAGGCGCTGAACTGGAACAACACGTATTCACTGCGACTTTCCGAGCGGGCCGACGGTCGCCCGCGCAACTCGTTACCACTGGTACATTTTCCGCGCCGATCCTGCGGTGGTCAGATCAACAATGGCGACGAGATACCGGTCGGGGAGCGACACAATGGCGGGTAGAGGTTCCGAACGCGGGTTCGTCCGGATGCTGACGGCGATCCTCGCACTGATAGTCGTGCTCGGCTGCGGTGGCGGCCCGGCGGCGGGCGAGCCCGCCGAACCACCGGCCGCGCGCTGGACCGCGCTGCACGACGGCCCCGCCGCCTACCCGGAGGTCCGGGTCGAGCGCGGCGTCGAGATCACCATGAGCGACGGCGTGGTGCTCAAGGCCGACGTGTACCGGCCCGCGTCCGCGGCGGGGGTGATCGAGGAGAAGCCGCTGCCCACCATCGTCAGCCTCACGCCGTACTCCAAGCTGATGACCGGTCTCATCGAATCCGCCGCCGCGATCCCCGGCCTGCAATCCACCGCCGTCGACATCGTGCGCAGGCTCAACCTGTCCGCGACGCCGATCAGCGGGTTCGGCGACCTGATGCAGGCCCTCGACGGCGGCATGATCCAGACTATGCTCGGCGTCGACCGCAAACTCATCGGCAGCGGCTACACCGTCGTCGTCGCCGATGTGCGCGGAACCGGTCTGTCCCAAGGCAAATGGGACACCCTGGGCGCCCGCGAGCAGCTCGACACCCGCGAGGTGATCGACTGGGCCGCCCACCAGCCCTGGTCCAATGGCCGCATCGGCATGAGCGGCGGCTCCTACTCCGGCATCAACCAGTTGCGCGCCGCCGAGAACGCGCCGCCGGCGTTGCAGGCGATCTTCCCGGTGGAGCCGGGCAGCGATCTGATGCGCGATGTGGTGGCGCCCGGCGGCGGGGTCGGCACCACCTTCCTGCCGCTGTGGCTGAACTCGGTGAACCAGCTCAAACTCGTGCCCGATGTCGCCTCGATGGCCGACGGCACGTTCGACTGGACCTGGTTCCACGACCGGCTGGCCGACCCCACCACCAATTTCGACCTGCTCGCCCAGTCGCTGCTCACCCCGTCGCTGTCGGACATGCCCCCGGCGCTCGACGGCGCCCTGGACGACACCTCGGCCTTCCGCGAGGCGATCATGGGCCGCCCGGAACAGGTCACCGTGCCGACCTTCGTCTACGGCGGCTGGCACGACATCTTCGCCAACAGCGCGACCAAGCTCTACGAGCAGATCCCGCTGCCCGCGGGCCGCAAACAACTCGTCGTCGGCGACACCTACCACGCCAATCCCGGTGCGGGCACCGGTGTTCCGGGTGCGCCGCCGCGCCTGGACGTGTTGCAGCGCGCCTGGTTCGACACCTGGCTCAAGGACATCGACAGCGGCATCGGCGAGTTCGGTCCGGTCACCGTCAAACAGCAGGGCGGCAGCTGGATCACGCTGCCGGAGTTCCCGATGCCGGGAGTGGAGCACCGCCGCGTCTACCTGTCGGCCGCGCCCAGCGGCAGCACCGAGGACAGTCTGCACGACGGCTCGCTGAGCGCGACCGGGCCCACCGCCGCCGAGAACCTCACCGTCGCACCGGGTCTGAGCACGCTGTGCTCGCGCGACGCGGCACAGGGTTCGGCGGGCATGGCGGCCGCGCTCGACACCTGCGCGAAGGACTCCCGGATCGCCGAACGCAACGGCCTCACCTTCACCAG
It encodes the following:
- a CDS encoding CocE/NonD family hydrolase, which produces MLTAILALIVVLGCGGGPAAGEPAEPPAARWTALHDGPAAYPEVRVERGVEITMSDGVVLKADVYRPASAAGVIEEKPLPTIVSLTPYSKLMTGLIESAAAIPGLQSTAVDIVRRLNLSATPISGFGDLMQALDGGMIQTMLGVDRKLIGSGYTVVVADVRGTGLSQGKWDTLGAREQLDTREVIDWAAHQPWSNGRIGMSGGSYSGINQLRAAENAPPALQAIFPVEPGSDLMRDVVAPGGGVGTTFLPLWLNSVNQLKLVPDVASMADGTFDWTWFHDRLADPTTNFDLLAQSLLTPSLSDMPPALDGALDDTSAFREAIMGRPEQVTVPTFVYGGWHDIFANSATKLYEQIPLPAGRKQLVVGDTYHANPGAGTGVPGAPPRLDVLQRAWFDTWLKDIDSGIGEFGPVTVKQQGGSWITLPEFPMPGVEHRRVYLSAAPSGSTEDSLHDGSLSATGPTAAENLTVAPGLSTLCSRDAAQGSAGMAAALDTCAKDSRIAERNGLTFTSAPLSEPTVISGPINVRLNTVHDATDGFWNVTVNDVAPDGTSTVLTTGQLTASMRAIDERRSARSVNGDLTAPFNPLTVDRLLPVEPGAPTAIDIAVIPTQAVLAPGHRLRIDVYAGNAPKALPFRPMLNASGLEPQHVRLDPAAPSFVNLPTDRPIP